Genomic segment of Hylaeus volcanicus isolate JK05 chromosome 6, UHH_iyHylVolc1.0_haploid, whole genome shotgun sequence:
CCATGTATTTTGAATACATCTGTAATACATGCATGATTTATTTGCTTCTGTGCCCTGATATATCAGTAATTATATAAGACATTTCAAGGTTTCCTTTAATGTTGTCAACTTTAACATTATCAGTTTGATAGCAATTgtcttataaaaaaagttatgcatagctaattattttcttgcaaGTTGTGAACAGGTGCAAGGTACAAATGTCACGATGTTATTTCTACTAGTTTGCGTTAAATGAAACCTTGTATGAAACCGATAACCATGTGTGTATatgtattctattaaaaatgaattgcaaatgtatttctcggaatttacttatttgtgttatagcatttaattttatgttacatttttgttttgttttgttgttcCCACTTCGTAATGCTTTATTGTTCTCATCCACATCgatttaaatagttttaaattaataaaattaaatatgtaaaaaattagCAAGTATTAGAGAAACAATACtgatttgttttgtttcagaAGTCTTTCTCCACTGCCAAAGTAGCAGGCTTAAGCCCACTACAGTCATTTCTCCAATTGAACAAAACATTGTTCAACGAGGAGCCTAACTCTCCGGCCAgcattaatcaaaatattataccTCAGACGCAAACGCATCATTTGGAGTTGCGCAGCAACGACATGCCCGAGCAGGACAACGTTAAGTGTGAACCAGAGGATGATACGTATTCGAACAGTTCCGATCCAGACAGATTAGAAATAGAAGATCGGGATGAACAGGATACAGAGGGGGAAGAAAATGGTTATGATATGACCATTAACAAGAGAATGAAAGTGGAAACAAATTACGAGGGATCGAAACCGAATACCCCTAATCACAGTCCAGTGAATAGAATGGACACACCAGAAAGTAATTGCTCGGACACAAATATCGATCAAGAAACAACAAAACTGTGGCAAGCATTAGCAAAGTgagtaattaattcttaatttctttttgtcaCGTGTAGTAACAAAAGTTCTTTATTCTGTATAATGTGTTAATAAGAGTGTAGAGGACATATTTGTTTGagtgtttttctttgtttagtAAACACATGTTTGAGTAACTATACAGTTTAAAGTGGATTTCCACTATTTCTTTATCCTACTAACTGTGACCTATAATACGATTTCCTTAAAGATAAGATAACTTTGTCATTATCAGGTATTAGAGTAAATACTTGACTAGCTACAGAAGTAGCTGTTTACTATAGCTTATGCAGGGTGTTTGTCTACAGGTGGGCACCCTTTAAGGAGATAATTATACAGATTAAAAGAAAGCCATTATTAAGTATGATGATAGTATGTTTGAAGCTTCATGTTGAAGTTATTAATTActgaaaactaattaattaattatataactcATTATCATTTTATCAGGGCTGACCCCCcaaaacaccctgtatacttttTGATTATATTACTATATACATGGAGAATTGGAAAAACATatcttttgttttactttctaTGTAGCAACAGGAGTTTAGAGATTACAAGGACAAACGGCGACAAACTTAATAATGGATTTACTGGCGAGGCAACTAATCTTCTTCGTTCTTTAATCAACAATAGACAAATTGGTATTACTGCTGTCGATTCTGACAGAGTATCACCACAAATTAGGTTTTACAGAGACACCCAAGGGACAACAATTGAACGCTCTATACCAGACTGTTCTGTTCTCGGCAATCGTACTAACGTCTCGTGTATAgaaaataaggtttgtataAGTAGAGatattatatagaattaaatttcaacgcTATGTTAATATTTGTCGTTGCGggcgtttaaaaaattgcaagaatTCTATACAAATGGAATAATTggatattaatagaatttttaatcgtaacgtatgtaaataaaagtaaaatctgaCTTTTTCTCGAAGTTATAAGTTCAGGTAAAATTTCGAGATTTAAGGAAAACGGGAAATCGTTGCTTTCCTTTATGTTCGTACTCTTTTGATCCTGGACTCCGTGCAAATAAAAGTTTTTCCATGGGAAGTCCTTGCAGTTTGTTCAATGCAAATACCAGAAGAGATCTGCAGGTATAGAAAAGAAGACAGGTCAGGTGACCCTTGGGTGTCAAGGGATCCCTTTGGGACTATTCAGGTCCCATCTGCCTGCAGGTAAGAAACGTGGTAGGCCTTGTAGATAATAGATAACTGAGAAGCTCTTTGTGATAGGCCATAAGCGCTAAGCCCACCATGTCGACCCGCTGTTAACAGATGTTCAGATAAGTTGGGTTTCTATAGATTTTAAAACGTGCTTTGTTCCGCGCGTGGAATTCTTCAATTTCGTCTATAATAAGAAACAGGACTGCAGTATCCTTTGTGCCGCTTTCTATTCTATTGGGATTTTATCCTGATAACAGGTACCTACAGGGAATTACTGCAACTTTTACAAGCTTTCGACAAAATACCTGTACCAACTAAATTTCGAACTACaagattttattcgattagAAATTTAGGTTTAACATGTGAAGTGCCCAGTCGATCGTCGGTGATCGATACTTTGATAtaagtcttttttttttaacgcttAGCATAAATAAgctgtaatatttgtaaatttctgtaaataaattcgtaattttttatttattgtgcTTAGGGTACTTCCATGGATAGCAATCCATCTAGCCCCGCTAGTATCGGTCGAAAGGAAACTAAGGGCCGCAGAAAACAAAGTTATCCCAGTAAAGCACCGATGAGTCCAGATATTGTTAATTATCAACACGAATCTAACGAAGAACAAGCACAAGATTTTACAGCGTGGTCAAACAAAATGAAGGGAAAGGTACGCTTTGCGTTAGCACGAACATCGCGATAGCTAAACACcgtgttttatttatgtatattttatgtatatctGTCATCGCAGGTAGAGGATCAGAAACAACAATTTGATCAACACAGTGGTAACATGACAAAAAAGGTTGACATGTCCTGCACAAACTGCGGTACTATGACTACAACAATTTGGAGAAGAAATATGAAAGGGGAAATGGTCTGTAACGCGTGTGGGCTCTATTACAAACTACATGGAGTAAATCGTCCGGTGACCATGCGGAGGGATACAATACACACGCGTAGACGCAGACCCAAGGGCGAAAAACCAACAAGGCATAGaagtaagaattattttatataatgtataattattatttactcttTACGTATATatctgttaataatatttgttactcgtttttaccatatttttcagaaaaaggAGACACAATTTTGGCACCACAATCTGAACAAATGGATGCCGAGAGTGCAGACATGTTAGCTGCTCTACGACGACAAATCCAACCCCACTTAATGATGGCCGCGTTAACGCCACCACATTTACCTGGTGCCCATCCGCCACCCTCTGCCGCTCAACTTAATTACTCCCTCCCCTTACCTAGTTATATGATGCACGTAAGTACGAAACGATTTTACGATCTGTGATTTATGATTCGTGGATTTGTCAGTTTAACGTGATTGTTATGACAGCATGTAAAATCGGAAGGACGAGAACAGTGTCATTTATCTGCGGATGCAGAGGAAACAGAGGAAGGAgacgaagaaaatgtttcggaCGTACCATTGAATCTAGTTGCGACCTCGTTATCCGAAGAGACACACTGAAACATTTTGGCCAACTTCAGAACGACTTCGCTAGGTATATATAACAAAGAATCTCTAGACAGAATAGACTGTCCAATGATATATAGGGCGTAGAAGAGATGAGATTGTTCTCCTTCTCCATTCTACCGCCACTTCTCGTCCATAAACCTCCCTTATCTGCTCTCGGTTTCTctcctttctctttttcacGATCTTGAGAAATTAGAGGTGGTAGAATATTGGGATCTATTTCCCGCGAGCTACCAAGCCCGTGGTGCAGAGCGCACGAAGGAACGATGATATTAAATACGCAGTATTAATTACGTGGTTATTcaaattatgtacatatatatacatgaatacgaagaatatttttatacaaaattttctacGCTTGCAGCTAGAGAGCGACGGGCGATCGTTGTACATACACGCGCAAATTGTTCTTTCGGTGTCGCATGTATTTTCGCGTCAAAGATATGGTGGTCGTTGTCTGTTTTCTTAGTGGTGTAAGAAAATCAGTCACCAGTGAAAGATCTAGAACGGTGCTGGATTTACTGTTCGGAAAGGCTTAGAAgtaaatgaagaataaaaaaaaagatttgtcACTAAAAATTTagtgaacaaaatttcaccGTTTTGTTCCACGGGCTTTTAGCTGTCAGTGACGTAACAATCATAATACTCTCGTTATCTTGCGTAATATTAAGCTAAAAATGACTCAGCTGAACTTAACtagtgaacaaaaaaaaatttattttttaatcggcTTTAATAAGGGACGAAAATGTTTCGCGATTAAGaaggttaaaaataatcgaaagatAACTAATAGAACAGAAAACGGTTGTACGACGTGACAAAtgtttactaaaaaaaatatccgaTACGTACTCGGTAATTTGAGCTTTGCCAAATTACGTTTATGCCAGTATCATCGTATTCTAGTGGCCTTTCAGCGGTTAATCATTTTCCTCTTCCCTGTTAGCTTTTATCTTGCGCAGTAAGTGCAGATAAGTTACTTACAGATAAAATCTTAATTTAGATGACGTAGGTACTTTTTTTACATGAGCACGAGACTGCCGATGTAAACACATTTAATACTGTTTCTACCTTTTACGTATTATCTCCCCTTTATCCACTATGTCTCGGAAGGCTTCTCGACTGCTGACGCAGTAATCGATAATTTGTACTTAATAGGCAAAGCAACGCACCACCATGTAAGCTAAGACTCCGAAAGCAATAAGAAACGCGATGGTACGTAGGATAGATTGTCGTCATACAATACTCGTTGACATGCTCTCTCGACGACAATTAACAAACATACAAGAATTTCAGGAAGTAATACTTAGATAACACTCACTTGTATGCCAGACGttaaaagtaacaaattttattgctCCACAGTTGCTGTAGGCATCCACGAACCTCACaatctttttcaatatttcttcctTAACTTTGTTTTGTCTTATATTATTCGTATTATAAAACAAGAAACGATACTATCGATATCGATTAACAAAACTGCTTATTATCGAATCTGTCATTTCCGTCATCGACTAACACGTCATCCCATTATGTCCCTAAGGGCTATCACTGATCTATTTTTTCCAGAATGTACAGATCTTGTGTTAATAAACAGGTATTAAGCAAACCTAAATAGCACATAATACGATGGCCAGTGCATCTACTCATGTATCGTTATATCTAACATTGTATACCTAAACAACTTTGCCAAAAATAGATTTAGTCTATGTAACATAGAGTATAGTTAAGGGcatacgataaaaattaatgttttatctttctctttcacaaCGTCATGCACAACATTTACACATGTCTCCTTCATTTTTTCCCTTCTTATGTGTCTTCTTATCAGTGATACCTCTTGGCCAGCCGCTTCGTAGAGCTTTTAAATTTGCTTACAGTAATTCGTGGAGCAACTTAGTCTTAGTCGTTATCAAAGGAGCCTTATAAACACACTcgtataagtatatatatgtatacatgacatatattatatatgtatatatacatataccgaTATACTATTCTATATTATCGTACGAGTACGAAATGATACCACAAATCAGTGCTGTTTctctatttgttttttcatattttttctgaACTCTAGCGGGCAGGTTATtctttatattgtatatatgaAAGTTAACGATTGGTTTATATGATTTACATTGTGTAATGTTCTAGTATGAATTAATGAGGAatagtatgtatataatgtatttaatgaataataatatacgcAATGTATTTCGAGTATgacgaaatttgatttttgaacGGGAAACGCACTGCGAACTGTGGTATCTTAATATTGATAACACGAGTATTGGAGGAAGAGACATAAGCGATGATGAGGTTTCTTACTAGTGTAATCCGAATGACAGATTGCTAAGCTTTTCTCTCATACGTCGAAATGATCCTTCCATTTAGTACGTTTTCAATA
This window contains:
- the LOC128877861 gene encoding transcription factor stalky-like isoform X2 — protein: MFDVPPKFYELCRLCLSSDGVKLSIFKEEGAQRNFADKILTCLSITKSFSTAKVAGLSPLQSFLQLNKTLFNEEPNSPASINQNIIPQTQTHHLELRSNDMPEQDNVKCEPEDDTYSNSSDPDRLEIEDRDEQDTEGEENGYDMTINKRMKVETNYEGSKPNTPNHSPVNRMDTPESNCSDTNIDQETTKLWQALANNRSLEITRTNGDKLNNGFTGEATNLLRSLINNRQIGITAVDSDRVSPQIRFYRDTQGTTIERSIPDCSVLGNRTNVSCIENKGTSMDSNPSSPASIGRKETKGRRKQSYPSKAPMSPDIVNYQHESNEEQAQDFTAWSNKMKGKVEDQKQQFDQHSGNMTKKVDMSCTNCGTMTTTIWRRNMKGEMVCNACGLYYKLHGVNRPVTMRRDTIHTRRRRPKGEKPTRHRKKGDTILAPQSEQMDAESADMLAALRRQIQPHLMMAALTPPHLPGAHPPPSAAQLNYSLPLPSYMMHHVKSEGREQCHLSADAEETEEGDEENVSDVPLNLVATSLSEETH
- the LOC128877861 gene encoding transcription factor stalky-like isoform X1; this translates as MFDVPPKFYELCRLCLSSDGVKLSIFKEEGAQRNFADKILTCLSITVKDGDSLPPIICHRCVYKLDVLYNFREVSHKSDVILKQYLDYAKQLSSHDDQKSFSTAKVAGLSPLQSFLQLNKTLFNEEPNSPASINQNIIPQTQTHHLELRSNDMPEQDNVKCEPEDDTYSNSSDPDRLEIEDRDEQDTEGEENGYDMTINKRMKVETNYEGSKPNTPNHSPVNRMDTPESNCSDTNIDQETTKLWQALANNRSLEITRTNGDKLNNGFTGEATNLLRSLINNRQIGITAVDSDRVSPQIRFYRDTQGTTIERSIPDCSVLGNRTNVSCIENKGTSMDSNPSSPASIGRKETKGRRKQSYPSKAPMSPDIVNYQHESNEEQAQDFTAWSNKMKGKVEDQKQQFDQHSGNMTKKVDMSCTNCGTMTTTIWRRNMKGEMVCNACGLYYKLHGVNRPVTMRRDTIHTRRRRPKGEKPTRHRKKGDTILAPQSEQMDAESADMLAALRRQIQPHLMMAALTPPHLPGAHPPPSAAQLNYSLPLPSYMMHHVKSEGREQCHLSADAEETEEGDEENVSDVPLNLVATSLSEETH